The following coding sequences are from one Microtus pennsylvanicus isolate mMicPen1 chromosome 1, mMicPen1.hap1, whole genome shotgun sequence window:
- the Dact3 gene encoding dapper homolog 3 — MIRAFSFPVSPERGRLRGWLEGSLAGLCELHWLRERQEYRVQQALRLAQPGMGGAEAEDEEDAEEDEDAAAARRAAAALEEQLEALPGLIWDLGQQLGDLSLESGGLDQESGRSSGFYEDPSSAGGPDSPPSTFCGDSGFSGSGSYGRLGPLDPRGIYASERPKSLGDASPSAPESVGARAAVPRSFSAPYPTAAGAEACSSAERRARAGPFLTPSPLHAVALRSPRPSGRAPCGSPDGAARRPLDGYISALLRRRRRRGAGQPRTSPGGADGGARRQNGARPRPPEASPPPGGARPAREPSTERAWATAWEAEVVPEPVPPAAASPPSSPAEGRLVKAQYIPGAPAASRGLPGRAARRRAPPLTRGRSVEQSPPRERPRAAGRRGRLAEPSGRRGSPRARKAARSQSETSLLGRAHAAPPPKYPTAERDEPRPPRPRRGPAPTPTVQACRRWRSTAEIDAPDSRRARARVPAQRGPVPSPSAPSRRLLYGCAGSDSECSAAGRPVPLGRRIPSACGPGGYGESESSASEGESPAFSSASSDSDGSGGLVWPQQLVAAAGASPSGPGGAAGVATPAGPAKVFVKIKASHALKKKILRFRSGSLKVMTTV; from the exons ATGATCCGGGCCTTCTCGTTCCCGGTGAGCCCGGAGCGGGGTCGGCTGCGGGGATGGTTGGAAGGCAGCCTGGCCGGGCTCTGCGAGTTGCATTGGCTCCGAGAGAGGCAGGAGTACCGCGTGCAGCAGGCGCTGCGGCTGGCCCAGCCCGGGATGGGGGGCGCCGAAGCCGAGGACGAGGAGGACGCCGAGGAGGACGAGGATGCGGCAGCGGCACGCAGGGCCGCGGCAGCCCTGGAGGAGCAGCTG GAGGCCCTGCCTGGGCTCATCTGGGACCTGGGCCAGCAGCTGGGAGACCTGAGTCTGGAGTCTGGGGGCTTGGACCAGGAGAGTGGACGCAGCTCAG GCTTCTATGAAGACCCCAGTTCTGCCGGAGGCCCAGATTCACCACCATCTACCTTCTGTGGGGACAGTGGCTTCTCCGGATCTGGCTCCTATGGACGCCTGGGTCCCTTGGACCCCCGGGGCATCTATGCCAGCGAGAGACCCAAGTCCCTAG GTGACGCCAGTCCCAGCGCTCCAGAGTCGGTGGGGGCCCGGGCTGCTGTGCCTCGCTCCTTCTCAGCTCCCTACCCGACGGCAGCAGGTGCCGAGGCCTGTTCCTCCGCTGAGCGGCGTGCGCGCGCGGGGCCCTTCCTGACGCCCAGCCCACTGCACGCGGTGGCACTGCGCAGCCCACGGCCAAGCGGACGCGCGCCCTGTGGCTCCCCCGACGGGGCGGCCCGTCGGCCCCTGGACGGCTACATCTCGGCGCTCCTGCGCAGGCGCCGCCGCCGGGGGGCGGGCCAACCGCGTACGAGTCCCGGGGGCGCGGACGGGGGCGCGCGGCGTCAGAACGGCGCGCGCCCGCGGCCGCCCGAAGCGTCCCCGCCCCCCGGAGGCGCGCGACCCGCGCGGGAGCCGTCGACGGAGCGCGCCTGGGCCACGGCGTGGGAGGCGGAGGTTGTGCCCGAACCCGTGCCTCCAGCCGCCGCGTCGCCGCCCTCCAGCCCGGCTGAGGGTCGTCTCGTAAAGGCACAGTACATCCCGGGCGCGCCTGCAGCCTCCAGGGGCCTCCCGGGCCGCGCCGCACGCCGCCGGGCTCCGCCGCTCACGCGAGGTCGCAGCGTGGAGCAGTCCCCGCCCAGGGAGAGGCCACGTGCTGCGGGCCGACGGGGCCGCCTGGCAGAGCCGTCGGGGCGTCGGGGATCACCGAGGGCGAGGAAAGCAGCACGCTCGCAGTCCGAGACCAGCCTGCTGGGCCGCGCGCACGCCGCTCCGCCGCCCAAGTACCCCACGGCCGAGCGAGACGAGCCCCGGCCGCCCCGACCCCGGCGCGGTCCCGCACCCACACCGACCGTCCAGGCCTGCCGTCGGTGGCGCTCCACCGCAGAGATCGATGCGCCTGACAGCCGGCGCGCACGAGCCCGCGTGCCCGCGCAGCGCGGCCCCGTGCCCTCGCCGTCCGCGCCCTCGCGTCGGCTACTGTATGGCTGCGCGGGCAGCGACTCCGAGTGCTCAGCCGCAGGGAGGCCGGTGCCCCTGGGTCGTCGGATTCCGTCGGCGTGCGGCCCGGGAGGTTATGGCGAGAGCGAGTCGAGCGCCAGCGAGGGCGAGTCGCCTGCCTTCAGCTCTGCCTCCAGCGACTCCGACGGCAGTGGAGGCCTCGTGTGGCCTCAGCAGCTGGTGGCGGCCGCCGGGGCCTCGCCGTCGGGGCCCGGGGGTGCGGCAGGTGTTGCGACCCCCGCGGGCCCCGCCAAGGTCTTCGTGAAGATCAAGGCATCGCACGCGCTGAAGAAAAAGATCCTGCGTTTCAGATCGGGTTCTCTGAAGGTCATGACGACTGTGTGA